A genomic region of Candidatus Pseudomonas phytovorans contains the following coding sequences:
- a CDS encoding MFS transporter, whose translation MTTLTRAAASAPAATTEQRLNGLLLRKLMPLLIVVYVMSFLDRTNIALAKASMGIDLGLSAAAYGLGAGLFFLTYALAEVPSNLIMHRVGARFWITRIMITWGLLSAGMAFVQGETSFYIMRLLLGVAEAGLFPGVMLYLTYWFDREQRARATGYFLLGVCLANILSGPLGGALLEMDGVLGWHGWQWLFVLEGLPAVALAFVVWKKLPDGPASAPWLSAADAQDIERRLAAERAAAPQQSKLGQMFRDRQIWLAIAVYFVHQITIYTVIFFLPGIIGTYAALSPFQIGLLTAVPWIAAAIGAATFPRLATSPRRCRTLLFCGLLTMATGLLLASLANTFIGLIGFSLTALMLFVVQSILFVFPSSRLSGSALAAGLAFVTTCGLLGGFVGPSVMGLIEQTTGSTRNGLWIIAALLVLAAVLSTRLRQGQEQP comes from the coding sequence ATGACAACCCTCACCCGTGCAGCGGCTTCGGCCCCTGCCGCCACCACTGAGCAGCGCCTGAACGGCCTGCTGCTGCGCAAACTGATGCCACTGCTCATCGTCGTCTACGTGATGAGCTTTCTTGACCGCACCAACATCGCCCTGGCGAAAGCCAGCATGGGCATCGACCTGGGCCTGTCGGCAGCGGCCTATGGCTTGGGTGCCGGCCTGTTCTTCCTTACCTATGCGCTGGCCGAAGTGCCCAGCAACCTGATCATGCACCGGGTGGGCGCGCGCTTCTGGATTACCCGCATCATGATTACCTGGGGCCTGCTTTCGGCGGGCATGGCCTTCGTCCAGGGCGAAACGTCGTTCTACATCATGCGCCTGCTGCTGGGGGTGGCCGAAGCCGGCCTGTTCCCCGGGGTGATGCTGTACCTCACCTACTGGTTCGACCGCGAACAGCGTGCCCGCGCCACGGGCTATTTCTTGCTGGGCGTGTGCCTGGCCAACATCCTCAGCGGCCCGCTGGGCGGTGCCCTGCTGGAAATGGACGGCGTATTGGGCTGGCATGGCTGGCAATGGCTGTTCGTGCTAGAAGGCCTGCCTGCCGTGGCCCTGGCCTTTGTGGTGTGGAAGAAGCTGCCCGATGGCCCGGCCTCGGCGCCCTGGCTGTCAGCCGCCGACGCCCAGGACATCGAACGCCGCCTGGCTGCCGAACGGGCTGCCGCGCCACAGCAGAGCAAGCTGGGGCAGATGTTCCGCGACCGGCAAATCTGGCTGGCGATCGCGGTGTACTTCGTGCACCAGATCACCATCTACACGGTGATCTTCTTCCTGCCGGGCATCATCGGCACTTACGCGGCGCTATCACCCTTCCAGATTGGCCTGCTGACTGCCGTGCCGTGGATTGCTGCTGCCATTGGTGCTGCCACCTTCCCACGCCTGGCCACCTCGCCGCGCCGTTGCCGCACGTTGCTGTTCTGCGGCCTGCTGACCATGGCGACGGGGTTGCTGCTGGCGTCGCTGGCCAACACGTTCATCGGTCTGATCGGGTTTTCACTGACCGCGCTGATGCTGTTCGTGGTGCAGTCGATCCTGTTTGTCTTCCCGTCCAGCCGACTGAGTGGCAGCGCCTTGGCAGCGGGCCTGGCGTTCGTCACCACCTGCGGTCTGCTGGGTGGCTTCGTCGGGCCTTCGGTGATGGGCCTGATCGAGCAGACCACCGGCAGCACCCGTAACGGTTTGTGGATCATTGCCGCATTGCTGGTGCTGGCAGCGGTGCTCAGCACCCGCTTGCGCCAGGGGCAAGAACAGCCGTAG
- a CDS encoding L-fuconate dehydratase, with protein sequence MSIRITHLSVRDIRFPTSLSLDGSDAMNSAPDYSAAYVVLHTDAGALEGHGLTFTIGRGNEICAAAVQSLAPLIVGLSLEEITADMGGFWHRFTVSDSQLRWLGPEKGVIHLATAAIINAVWDLWAKHEGKPVWKLLADMTPEQLVGCLDFSYVTDVLTPEEAIALLRRQAPGKAKREAQMLREGYPGYTTAPGWLGYSEEKMRKLAREAVEDGWTHIKQKIGADLEEDIRRASILRDEIGWERTLMMDANQVWGVEESVANMRRLAAFEPLWIEEPTSPDDILGHATIRQRIAPIGVATGEHCHNRVMFKQMFQAGALDFCQLDAARLGGLNEVLIVLLMAAKYDVPVCPHGGGVGLCEYVQNIALFDYIAVSASLHNRVLEYVDHLHEHFIDPVVIRRGRYMPPQRPGYSIEMHAETLERYQYPNGAVWLDINRS encoded by the coding sequence ATGAGCATACGTATTACCCACCTGAGCGTTCGCGACATTCGTTTTCCTACCTCGCTGTCGCTGGATGGCTCCGACGCCATGAACAGCGCACCTGACTATTCGGCAGCCTACGTGGTGCTGCACACCGACGCTGGGGCCCTCGAGGGCCACGGCCTGACGTTCACCATTGGCCGCGGCAACGAGATCTGCGCAGCAGCGGTGCAGTCGCTGGCACCCTTGATCGTCGGCCTTAGCCTTGAAGAGATCACCGCCGACATGGGCGGTTTCTGGCACCGTTTTACCGTCAGCGACAGCCAACTGCGCTGGCTGGGCCCGGAGAAAGGCGTGATCCACCTGGCCACGGCGGCCATCATCAACGCAGTGTGGGACCTTTGGGCCAAGCACGAAGGCAAACCGGTGTGGAAACTGCTGGCCGACATGACGCCTGAACAGTTGGTAGGCTGCCTGGACTTCAGCTACGTGACCGACGTGCTTACCCCCGAGGAAGCCATCGCCCTGCTGCGCCGCCAGGCCCCGGGCAAGGCCAAGCGTGAGGCGCAGATGCTGCGTGAAGGTTACCCCGGCTATACCACCGCGCCAGGCTGGTTGGGTTACAGCGAAGAGAAAATGCGCAAACTGGCCCGCGAGGCCGTGGAAGATGGCTGGACCCACATCAAGCAGAAGATCGGTGCCGACCTGGAAGAAGACATCCGCCGCGCCAGCATCCTGCGCGACGAAATCGGCTGGGAGCGCACCCTGATGATGGATGCCAATCAGGTATGGGGCGTGGAGGAGTCGGTCGCCAACATGCGCCGCCTGGCCGCCTTCGAACCGCTGTGGATCGAAGAACCGACCAGCCCGGACGACATCCTCGGCCACGCCACCATTCGCCAGCGCATCGCGCCGATCGGTGTTGCCACCGGTGAACATTGCCACAACCGGGTCATGTTCAAGCAGATGTTCCAGGCCGGTGCGCTGGATTTCTGCCAGCTGGACGCCGCGCGCCTGGGTGGCCTGAACGAGGTGCTGATCGTGCTGCTGATGGCGGCCAAATATGACGTGCCGGTGTGCCCGCACGGCGGCGGCGTCGGGCTGTGCGAATATGTGCAGAACATCGCCCTGTTCGACTACATCGCAGTGTCTGCCTCGCTGCACAACCGGGTACTGGAGTACGTCGACCACCTGCATGAGCACTTCATCGACCCGGTGGTGATCCGCCGTGGGCGCTACATGCCACCGCAACGCCCAGGCTACAGCATCGAAATGCATGCCGAGACCCTGGAGCGCTATCAGTACCCCAACGGCGCAGTGTGGCTCGATATCAACCGTTCCTGA
- a CDS encoding LysR family transcriptional regulator has translation MSRLPLDTTQAPASLGALKISSRQITLLNALGEFGNLRRAAAAMHTTQPAASLLLQQLEERLGVRLFERLPRGMQATLYGEVMIRYAQNALHEFEHAQAQIAELARGALGLVRVGSVMGPVPGVLTKAVLAYKRDHPKVRISLEVGTSDTLLPALLRGDFDMVVGRLPDQSDSQDLNIELFEGGEQMRVIARAGHPLAAATGLQLADLVALTWILHPIGSPMRRRVESALQAGGMVQSLDIVETASILATTAMLEASEMIAVVPNDVAEHYARYGMVAVLPVELPLTMANLGVLTLRSRPNSVALDTLLRYLRAQQLSPV, from the coding sequence ATGTCTCGCTTGCCACTCGACACTACCCAGGCGCCTGCCAGCCTTGGCGCATTGAAGATCTCCAGCCGCCAGATCACGCTGCTCAATGCCCTGGGCGAGTTCGGCAACCTGCGCCGCGCTGCTGCGGCGATGCACACCACGCAACCGGCAGCCAGCCTGTTGCTGCAGCAGCTTGAGGAACGCCTGGGCGTGCGATTGTTCGAGCGCTTGCCGCGGGGGATGCAAGCAACGCTGTACGGCGAGGTGATGATCCGCTATGCGCAGAACGCGCTGCATGAGTTCGAGCATGCCCAGGCACAAATCGCCGAACTGGCGCGCGGAGCGTTGGGCCTGGTGCGGGTGGGCAGTGTCATGGGCCCGGTACCGGGGGTGCTGACCAAGGCGGTACTGGCTTACAAGCGTGACCACCCCAAGGTCCGTATCTCGCTGGAAGTGGGTACCAGCGATACCTTGCTGCCCGCACTGCTGCGCGGCGACTTCGACATGGTCGTAGGCCGCCTGCCAGACCAGAGCGACAGCCAGGACCTGAACATCGAACTGTTTGAAGGCGGTGAGCAGATGCGCGTGATCGCCCGCGCGGGGCACCCTTTGGCAGCGGCGACCGGGTTGCAGTTGGCCGACCTGGTGGCCCTGACCTGGATCTTGCACCCCATCGGTAGCCCGATGCGCCGCCGGGTTGAAAGTGCGCTGCAGGCCGGGGGCATGGTGCAGTCACTGGACATCGTTGAAACCGCGTCGATCCTGGCCACCACGGCCATGCTCGAAGCTTCCGAAATGATAGCGGTGGTACCCAATGACGTGGCCGAGCATTATGCCCGCTATGGCATGGTTGCCGTGCTGCCGGTAGAGCTGCCGCTTACCATGGCCAACCTGGGCGTGCTGACCTTGCGTTCGCGGCCCAACTCGGTTGCCCTCGATACCTTGCTGCGCTACCTGCGGGCACAACAACTTTCTCCTGTTTGA
- a CDS encoding LysR family transcriptional regulator, protein MPPDMTHSSFCNWIRYKHLVLIDTLARTRNMHATATRMNLSQPALSKMLRDLEEQFGFALFERLPRSMPPTELGEYVVRYAQNALAESQQFVDQVNRLRNGGHGFIRVGGIFAATALVLPQAIAAIKARSPLLSIEVVEHSSDHLLTMLEQNKLDIMIGRFTEERFSQLFDFQPLEPEPFSLVVNSEHPLNQLDSTPLEALGDWPWVLYPVGTPIRNRLEQAFRVAGIATPVDSVETISMPMFLQLLQSAPMIAMLPRSMVAAQLASGQFKELRSSLHVPALEYGVVTRKDEPLSASARAFVEILLEGAQTRRTVQG, encoded by the coding sequence ATGCCGCCGGACATGACACATTCCAGCTTTTGCAACTGGATCCGCTACAAGCACCTGGTGCTGATCGATACGTTGGCACGCACGCGTAACATGCATGCCACTGCCACGCGCATGAACCTCAGCCAGCCGGCCCTGAGCAAGATGCTGCGTGACCTTGAGGAGCAGTTCGGCTTCGCACTGTTCGAGCGCCTGCCACGCAGCATGCCGCCGACTGAACTGGGTGAGTACGTAGTGCGTTACGCCCAGAATGCGTTGGCCGAGTCGCAGCAGTTCGTCGATCAGGTCAACCGCCTGCGCAACGGCGGGCACGGCTTTATCCGCGTTGGCGGGATCTTTGCCGCTACGGCACTGGTACTGCCGCAGGCCATCGCTGCGATCAAGGCGCGCAGCCCGCTGCTGTCGATCGAAGTGGTGGAGCACTCCAGTGACCACCTGCTGACCATGCTTGAGCAGAACAAGCTGGACATCATGATTGGCCGCTTCACCGAAGAGCGCTTCAGCCAGCTGTTCGACTTCCAGCCTCTGGAGCCCGAACCGTTCAGCCTGGTGGTCAACAGCGAACACCCGCTCAACCAGCTGGACAGCACGCCGCTTGAAGCGTTGGGCGATTGGCCATGGGTGCTGTACCCGGTGGGCACGCCGATCCGCAATCGCCTGGAGCAGGCGTTTCGGGTAGCCGGTATTGCCACGCCTGTGGACAGCGTGGAAACCATCTCCATGCCGATGTTCCTGCAACTGCTGCAATCGGCGCCGATGATTGCCATGTTGCCGCGCTCGATGGTTGCCGCGCAGTTGGCCAGCGGGCAGTTCAAGGAGCTGCGCAGCTCGTTGCATGTACCGGCGCTGGAGTATGGCGTGGTCACCCGCAAGGATGAACCGCTGAGCGCTTCGGCCCGGGCGTTTGTCGAGATCCTGCTGGAGGGTGCGCAGACTCGCAGGACAGTGCAGGGTTAG